The Myxococcota bacterium genome has a segment encoding these proteins:
- the trpC gene encoding indole-3-glycerol phosphate synthase TrpC gives MTILDEILEHKRGEVEAAKGAVAPAAMAERAQRAEATAGPTRGFARALRAAPAPAVIAELKRRSPSKGLIRADFEPVACARAYAEGGAACLSVLTDAHYFGGELAFLARVRETVALPLLRKDFVVDAYQVDEARAAGADAVLLIVAALAPREIAAFAKRAAELGLDALVEVHDEAELDVALDAGATLVGVNNRDLRTFHTDLAVTERLAARLRGRDDVLLVAESGIHAPEDVARLEAAGARAFLVGESLMREPDVAAALRRLRGRGDAR, from the coding sequence GTGACCATCCTCGACGAGATCCTCGAGCACAAGCGCGGCGAGGTCGAGGCGGCGAAGGGCGCCGTCGCGCCGGCCGCCATGGCCGAGCGCGCGCAGCGCGCCGAGGCGACGGCGGGCCCGACCCGCGGGTTCGCGCGCGCGCTGCGGGCGGCGCCGGCGCCCGCGGTGATCGCCGAGCTCAAACGCCGGTCTCCTAGCAAGGGACTCATCCGCGCCGACTTCGAGCCCGTCGCGTGCGCGCGCGCCTACGCGGAGGGCGGCGCCGCGTGCCTCTCCGTGCTCACCGACGCGCACTACTTCGGCGGCGAGCTCGCGTTCCTCGCCCGGGTGCGCGAGACCGTCGCGCTGCCGCTCCTCCGCAAGGACTTCGTGGTCGACGCCTACCAGGTCGACGAGGCGCGCGCGGCCGGCGCGGACGCCGTGCTGCTGATCGTCGCCGCGCTCGCGCCGCGCGAGATCGCGGCCTTCGCGAAGCGCGCCGCCGAGCTCGGGCTCGACGCGCTCGTCGAGGTCCACGACGAGGCCGAGCTCGACGTCGCGCTCGACGCGGGCGCGACGCTCGTCGGCGTCAACAACCGCGATCTGCGCACCTTCCACACCGATCTCGCCGTGACCGAGCGGCTCGCGGCGCGGCTGCGCGGCCGCGACGACGTCCTCCTCGTCGCCGAGAGCGGCATCCACGCGCCGGAGGACGTCGCGCGGCTCGAAGCGGCCGGCGCGCGGGCCTTTCTCGTGGGAGAATCGCTGATGCGCGAGCCGGACGTCGCAGCGGCGTTGCGGAGGCTTCGCGGGAGAGGGGACGCGCGTTGA
- a CDS encoding phosphoribosylanthranilate isomerase — MSGSVRIKICGVVDADDAAAAVEAGADLVGVNFVPDSKRRVDVRVAEAICARLEGTGAERVAVFRDQPWEEIERVLRRVDFDRVQLHGAETEEEVEMIELPVIKAIAGADVEMAEQYPGSILLLDHPTEGGGQGKSWDWSEASKLIEMGLDVILAGGLDPDNVGEAIAGVGDLLPWGVDVATGVESDGRRKDPAKMRAFVEAVRRAEEAE, encoded by the coding sequence GTGAGCGGGAGCGTTCGGATCAAGATCTGCGGCGTCGTGGACGCGGACGACGCGGCGGCGGCGGTCGAGGCCGGCGCCGACCTCGTCGGCGTGAACTTCGTGCCCGATTCGAAGCGGCGCGTCGACGTGCGCGTCGCCGAGGCGATCTGCGCGCGGCTCGAGGGGACGGGCGCGGAGCGCGTGGCCGTGTTCCGCGATCAGCCCTGGGAGGAGATCGAGCGCGTCCTGCGGCGCGTCGACTTCGACCGCGTGCAGCTCCACGGCGCCGAGACGGAGGAGGAGGTCGAGATGATCGAGCTCCCCGTCATCAAGGCGATCGCGGGCGCCGACGTCGAGATGGCAGAGCAGTATCCGGGAAGCATCCTGCTGCTCGACCACCCGACCGAGGGCGGCGGCCAGGGCAAGTCGTGGGACTGGAGCGAGGCCTCGAAGCTCATCGAGATGGGGCTCGACGTGATCCTCGCCGGCGGTCTCGACCCCGACAACGTGGGCGAGGCGATCGCGGGCGTCGGCGACCTGCTGCCGTGGGGCGTCGACGTCGCGACCGGCGTCGAGAGCGACGGACGCAGGAAGGATCCGGCGAAGATGCGGGCGTTCGTCGAGGCGGTGCGGCGGGCCGAGGAGGCGGAGTGA
- the trpB gene encoding tryptophan synthase subunit beta, with translation MKSEADAAGRFGAFGGRYVPEVLVAALDELSGALRTIASTEAFRAELDHLLRTYAGRPTPLTFAARTTAELGGAKVYLKREDLAHTGAHKINNVLGQVLLAKHMGKTRVIAETGAGQHGCATATACALLGLECEVYMGSEDTRRQALNVFRMELLGARVHPVSSGSCTLKDAINEAMRDWVTNIRSTYYCIGSVMGPHPYPTLVRDFQRIIGLEVRDQLREAEGRLPDVCIACVGGGSNAMGLFHPFVEDAGVRLVGVEPGGEGVGTGRHGAVLTAGEPGILHGQRTYVMSDDDGQIFPAHSISAGLDYPGVGPEHAFLKDTGRAEYVVANDDEALDAFVFLSRTEGIIPALESAHAVAGALKLAPTLPKDALVVVNLSGRGDKDVAEVRELLARGARH, from the coding sequence GTGAAGAGCGAGGCCGATGCCGCGGGTCGCTTCGGCGCCTTCGGCGGTCGCTACGTGCCGGAGGTGCTGGTCGCCGCGCTCGACGAGCTGTCGGGCGCGCTGCGCACCATCGCGTCGACCGAGGCGTTCCGCGCGGAGCTCGACCACCTGCTGCGCACCTACGCCGGGCGGCCGACGCCGCTCACCTTCGCGGCGCGCACGACCGCGGAGCTCGGCGGCGCGAAGGTCTACCTGAAGCGGGAGGATCTCGCGCACACCGGCGCGCACAAGATCAACAACGTGCTCGGCCAGGTGCTGCTCGCGAAGCACATGGGCAAGACGCGCGTGATCGCGGAGACGGGCGCCGGCCAGCACGGCTGCGCGACGGCGACCGCGTGCGCGCTGCTCGGGCTCGAGTGCGAGGTGTACATGGGCTCGGAGGACACGCGCCGCCAGGCGCTGAACGTCTTCCGCATGGAGCTCCTCGGCGCGCGCGTGCACCCCGTCTCGTCGGGCTCGTGCACGCTCAAGGACGCCATCAACGAGGCGATGCGCGACTGGGTGACGAACATCCGCAGCACCTACTACTGCATCGGCTCGGTGATGGGCCCGCACCCGTACCCGACGCTCGTGCGCGACTTCCAGCGCATCATCGGCCTCGAGGTGCGCGACCAGCTGCGCGAGGCGGAGGGGCGGCTCCCCGACGTGTGCATCGCGTGCGTCGGCGGCGGCAGCAACGCGATGGGCCTGTTCCATCCCTTCGTCGAGGACGCGGGCGTGCGCCTCGTCGGCGTCGAGCCGGGCGGGGAGGGCGTCGGCACGGGCCGGCACGGCGCGGTGCTGACGGCCGGCGAGCCCGGCATCCTGCACGGCCAGCGCACGTACGTGATGTCGGACGACGACGGCCAGATCTTCCCCGCGCACTCGATCTCGGCCGGGCTCGACTACCCGGGCGTCGGCCCCGAGCACGCATTCCTCAAGGACACCGGCCGCGCCGAGTACGTCGTCGCGAACGACGACGAGGCGCTCGACGCGTTCGTGTTCCTGTCGCGGACGGAGGGCATCATCCCGGCGCTCGAGTCCGCGCACGCCGTGGCCGGCGCGCTGAAGCTCGCGCCGACGCTCCCGAAGGACGCGCTCGTCGTCGTGAACCTCTCGGGCCGCGGCGACAAGGACGTGGCCGAGGTGCGCGAGCTGCTCGCGCGCGGCGCGAGGCACTGA
- the trpA gene encoding tryptophan synthase subunit alpha has translation MARPATGIERLDACFAALRARGERAFLPYLTAGDPDLETTEQLVLAMAEAGADVIELGVPFSDPIADGPTIQRASQRAIASGTTLRRILELVRRVRARTDVPILLMGYANNFFAMGDEAFAKAAQEAGVDAVIVADLPPEEGAAFFAACRAAGIAPVLLAAPTTTPARLAMLARETRGFLYYVSLTGVTSARSELARGIEQGVRAARAAGPAPVCVGFGISTPEQAREVGLHADGVVVGSAIVERIEAAASRADAVDSVARFVAELKAPLREPR, from the coding sequence ATGGCGCGCCCGGCGACCGGCATCGAGCGGCTCGACGCGTGCTTCGCGGCGCTCCGCGCGCGCGGCGAGCGCGCGTTCCTTCCCTACCTCACCGCGGGCGACCCCGACCTCGAAACGACCGAGCAGCTCGTGCTCGCGATGGCCGAGGCCGGCGCCGACGTGATCGAGCTCGGCGTCCCCTTCTCGGACCCGATCGCCGACGGCCCGACCATCCAGCGCGCGAGCCAGCGCGCGATCGCGAGCGGCACGACGCTGCGCCGCATCCTCGAGCTCGTGCGCCGCGTGCGCGCGCGCACCGACGTGCCCATCCTGCTGATGGGCTATGCGAACAACTTCTTCGCGATGGGCGACGAGGCGTTCGCGAAGGCGGCGCAGGAGGCGGGCGTCGACGCCGTGATCGTCGCCGATCTCCCGCCCGAGGAAGGCGCGGCGTTCTTCGCCGCCTGCCGCGCGGCGGGCATCGCGCCCGTCCTCCTCGCCGCGCCGACGACCACGCCCGCCCGCCTCGCGATGCTCGCGCGCGAGACGCGGGGCTTCCTCTACTACGTCTCGCTCACGGGGGTCACCTCGGCGCGGAGCGAGCTCGCGCGCGGCATCGAGCAGGGCGTGCGCGCCGCGCGAGCGGCGGGCCCGGCACCCGTCTGCGTGGGCTTCGGCATCTCGACGCCCGAGCAGGCGCGCGAGGTCGGACTCCATGCCGACGGCGTCGTGGTCGGGAGCGCCATCGTCGAGCGCATCGAGGCCGCGGCGTCGCGCGCGGACGCGGTCGACTCGGTCGCGCGCTTCGTCGCCGAGCTCAAGGCCCCGCTGCGCGAGCCGCGTTAG
- the coaE gene encoding dephospho-CoA kinase (Dephospho-CoA kinase (CoaE) performs the final step in coenzyme A biosynthesis.) has protein sequence MTRIVGLSGGIGSGKSTVSRMLAELGAVVIDADAIVHELQAPGTPLLAEIAAAFGDGVIAPDGSLDRKALGAVVFADAEARATLGRLVHPRVGAEMLRRTQAAREAGAPLVVLDIPLLFEGRAANTGTAARMGYDETVLVWVPVETQVERTMARDACTRAEAQARIAAQMPIDEKKALADHVIDNAGSVEATRAQVEALFAALVATAATAAAPPA, from the coding sequence ATGACGCGCATCGTCGGCCTCTCGGGCGGCATCGGCTCGGGCAAGAGCACCGTGTCCCGCATGCTGGCCGAGCTCGGCGCCGTGGTGATCGATGCCGATGCGATCGTCCACGAGCTCCAGGCCCCCGGCACTCCGCTCCTGGCCGAGATCGCCGCCGCCTTCGGCGACGGCGTGATCGCGCCCGACGGCTCGCTCGACCGCAAGGCGCTCGGCGCGGTCGTGTTCGCCGACGCCGAGGCGCGCGCGACCCTCGGCCGCCTCGTCCACCCGCGCGTCGGCGCGGAGATGCTCCGCCGCACGCAGGCGGCGCGCGAGGCCGGCGCCCCGCTCGTCGTGCTCGACATCCCGCTGCTCTTCGAGGGCCGCGCCGCGAACACCGGCACGGCCGCGCGCATGGGCTACGACGAGACGGTGCTCGTCTGGGTGCCGGTCGAGACGCAGGTCGAGCGCACGATGGCGCGCGACGCGTGCACGCGCGCCGAGGCGCAGGCGCGCATCGCCGCGCAGATGCCGATCGACGAGAAGAAGGCGCTCGCCGACCACGTGATCGACAACGCGGGGAGCGTCGAGGCGACGCGCGCGCAGGTCGAGGCGCTGTTCGCGGCGCTCGTCGCGACGGCGGCGACCGCCGCCGCTCCACCCGCCTAA